The Candidatus Binatia bacterium genome includes a region encoding these proteins:
- a CDS encoding ABC transporter substrate-binding protein produces the protein MKRFNSTMVLTIGILALVLAPAKVAALDTLTMAIPTKSFQQVIYPLAQERGYMREEGIDLKITYIEPTPSIQALLAGSVQFTAAGSSALVAVTKADAPLKTVLAVNDRVHQWLLTRPEIGSPKALKGKKIATTGIAAIATFMLKQILARHGLDPNQDLIYLDPGSGNQITALLAGAVDAAILSVEQRYVGMEKGMKELFYFGTEVKNSWGTLATSDRVIKEQPKFVAGFIKAALKALRLMHQDRETTVAAVVKFSGVERNMAGRVYDDLIGTFTRGGTVDEETQKNDLDIIRQVAAVKEPVPAGRAYDFSFAAEADRQLMKTNWRP, from the coding sequence ATGAAACGATTCAATTCCACCATGGTTCTCACGATCGGTATTTTGGCGCTCGTGCTTGCCCCGGCCAAGGTCGCCGCCCTCGACACTCTGACGATGGCCATCCCCACCAAGAGCTTCCAGCAGGTGATTTATCCGCTGGCGCAGGAGCGCGGCTACATGCGCGAGGAAGGAATCGATCTGAAAATCACCTACATTGAGCCGACACCGAGCATCCAGGCGCTGCTGGCGGGAAGCGTCCAGTTCACGGCGGCCGGAAGCAGCGCTCTCGTCGCCGTCACCAAGGCCGACGCGCCGTTGAAAACGGTCCTCGCGGTCAACGACAGGGTGCATCAATGGCTCCTGACCCGGCCGGAGATCGGCAGCCCGAAAGCCCTCAAAGGGAAGAAAATCGCCACCACGGGCATCGCCGCCATCGCGACGTTCATGTTGAAACAGATCCTCGCGCGGCACGGGCTCGACCCGAACCAGGATTTAATCTATCTCGATCCCGGCTCGGGGAATCAGATCACGGCGCTGCTCGCCGGAGCGGTGGACGCCGCGATCTTGAGCGTCGAGCAGCGCTACGTGGGGATGGAAAAAGGCATGAAAGAGCTGTTCTATTTCGGGACCGAGGTCAAGAATTCCTGGGGCACGCTCGCCACCTCAGATCGCGTGATCAAGGAGCAACCCAAGTTCGTTGCTGGATTTATCAAGGCGGCGCTCAAAGCGCTGCGTCTCATGCACCAAGACCGGGAAACGACCGTAGCAGCCGTCGTAAAGTTCTCGGGTGTGGAACGGAACATGGCGGGCCGCGTCTACGATGATCTGATCGGAACTTTCACGCGCGGCGGGACCGTGGACGAGGAGACGCAAAAAAACGACCTCGACATCATCCGTCAGGTCGCCGCCGTCAAAGAGCCCGTGCCGGCCGGCCGCGCTTACGATTTCAGCTTCGCAGCGGAGGCGGATCGTCAGCTCATGAAGACAAACTGGCGTCCGTAA
- a CDS encoding type II toxin-antitoxin system VapC family toxin yields the protein MAAVVADTHVAVWYLLSAKNLSLNAQRAMDDAAKAGDPVYVSSISLVEVVYLVEKGKLPRVVLDRLTSALSEPTSGFLIAALDFPVVSALPQISRDMVPDMPDRIIAATALHLGLPLVTRDSKVINCEGLPLHPFPSDSRSLQ from the coding sequence ATGGCCGCTGTAGTTGCCGATACCCACGTTGCGGTTTGGTATCTGCTGAGTGCGAAGAATTTATCTTTAAATGCCCAACGAGCAATGGACGACGCAGCCAAGGCGGGAGACCCCGTCTATGTGTCTTCTATTTCCTTAGTGGAGGTTGTGTACCTCGTGGAAAAGGGAAAGCTGCCTCGTGTGGTCCTCGACCGGTTGACTAGCGCGCTTTCGGAACCAACTTCCGGTTTCCTCATCGCCGCGCTCGACTTTCCTGTGGTATCAGCCTTACCGCAAATCTCGCGAGACATGGTTCCAGATATGCCCGACAGAATTATCGCGGCCACAGCGCTGCATTTGGGACTGCCGCTGGTGACTCGCGATTCTAAGGTAATCAACTGCGAAGGCTTGCCTCTACACCCCTTTCCTTCCGATTCTCGTTCACTGCAATGA
- a CDS encoding HEPN domain-containing protein, translating into LEAAAFFLQQSLEKYLKAFLLSRQWKLRRIHELDALLDEAVRHDSALEAFRDLCERVSGYYFAERYPPLGAFDLDPEDIKEDLTAARSFVKTMFPGEKLGRA; encoded by the coding sequence CTGGAAGCGGCGGCCTTTTTTCTCCAGCAATCTCTGGAAAAATATCTCAAGGCATTTCTCTTGAGCCGCCAATGGAAGCTCAGGAGAATTCACGAGCTTGATGCGTTGTTGGACGAAGCCGTGAGACACGATTCCGCTCTGGAAGCGTTTCGGGACTTATGCGAGCGTGTATCGGGATATTATTTTGCCGAGCGTTATCCACCTCTCGGCGCCTTCGATCTCGATCCCGAGGATATCAAAGAAGACTTAACGGCGGCCCGCAGCTTCGTAAAGACAATGTTTCCCGGCGAGAAGCTGGGCCGCGCCTGA
- a CDS encoding amidohydrolase family protein — MAGVVDADTHIAESNRMWELIDREMYPRRPVVVSVPDDTLYGPRNAFWLIDGNIFPRPVGRASFRLITPSASKHESSRGDIHIACRELTDPQARLRDMDKLGVELQVIYPTLFLVYLTDDALLEIALCRAYNRWLADACSKSGGRLRWVVVPPLRAVEESVKEIKWAKDHGAVGVFFRGLEGDKTLDNPYFFPVYQAAMDVAMPICIHTAIGNTALLDLIDVERNHSFLASRVLPLAAFRDLVANKIPDMFPRLRFGFIEASAGWVPFLVHILKRLLRDRWRYGASADLFRECRLYVACEADEDVPYLARCTGEDHLIIGSDYGHNDPSEERHLVATMRAREDIPPPLTEKILCDNPRRLYGL, encoded by the coding sequence ATGGCCGGAGTAGTCGACGCAGACACTCATATCGCCGAGTCCAATCGAATGTGGGAATTGATCGACCGTGAAATGTATCCGCGACGGCCGGTTGTCGTCTCGGTGCCTGACGACACTCTTTATGGCCCGCGGAACGCCTTTTGGCTGATCGACGGCAATATCTTTCCACGGCCGGTGGGAAGAGCGAGCTTCCGCCTGATCACGCCCTCGGCCTCCAAGCACGAGTCGTCCCGCGGCGACATCCATATCGCATGCCGCGAGCTGACGGATCCACAAGCGCGCTTGAGAGACATGGACAAGCTCGGGGTCGAGTTGCAGGTGATCTACCCCACGTTGTTCCTCGTCTACCTGACCGACGACGCCCTGCTGGAGATCGCTTTGTGCCGCGCCTACAACCGCTGGCTGGCGGACGCCTGCTCCAAAAGCGGCGGCCGTCTCCGCTGGGTGGTGGTCCCGCCCTTAAGGGCCGTCGAGGAATCGGTGAAGGAGATCAAGTGGGCGAAGGATCACGGCGCCGTCGGGGTATTCTTCCGCGGGCTCGAAGGCGACAAAACCTTGGACAATCCCTATTTCTTTCCGGTTTACCAGGCGGCCATGGATGTCGCTATGCCCATCTGCATTCACACGGCGATCGGCAATACGGCGCTGCTGGACTTGATCGACGTCGAGCGCAACCACAGCTTCCTCGCCAGCAGGGTTTTGCCTCTGGCGGCGTTTCGCGATCTGGTCGCCAATAAGATCCCCGACATGTTTCCCAGGCTCAGGTTCGGTTTTATCGAGGCCTCCGCGGGCTGGGTGCCGTTTCTCGTGCACATTCTCAAAAGGCTGCTGCGCGATCGCTGGAGATATGGCGCGAGCGCGGATCTCTTTCGCGAATGCAGGCTCTACGTCGCCTGCGAGGCGGATGAGGACGTGCCCTATCTCGCGCGATGCACGGGAGAGGATCACCTGATCATCGGCTCCGACTACGGCCATAACGATCCCTCCGAGGAGCGCCATCTCGTCGCAACGATGAGAGCGCGCGAGGACATACCGCCGCCGCTGACGGAAAAAATACTCTGCGATAATCCGCGCCGGCTTTACGGGCTGTAA
- a CDS encoding diacylglycerol kinase, which yields MTSQPFTRLYWATRYSLAGLRVAWGQQAFRQEIAVLVVLVPAALWLGQNGVERALLIGSWVLVILVELINSAVEAVVDRVGLERHELAGKAKDLGSATVFCAILLAIGVWAVVLAS from the coding sequence ATGACATCACAGCCTTTCACACGCTTATATTGGGCCACCCGCTATTCGCTGGCGGGGCTTCGCGTGGCCTGGGGCCAGCAGGCGTTTCGTCAGGAGATAGCCGTTCTTGTCGTGCTCGTGCCCGCGGCTTTGTGGCTCGGACAAAACGGCGTGGAGCGGGCGCTGCTGATCGGTAGCTGGGTGCTGGTGATCTTGGTGGAGCTGATCAACTCCGCGGTCGAAGCGGTGGTCGATCGGGTCGGGCTGGAGCGACACGAACTGGCGGGAAAAGCAAAGGATCTCGGATCGGCCACCGTGTTTTGCGCGATTCTACTCGCTATCGGCGTTTGGGCGGTCGTATTGGCGAGCTAA